The Klebsiella africana sequence TGCTGAGCCAGGAAGAGGAGCGTCAGCCGCTGCAATACCTGAACGCGTTCATCCGTATGTACGGTGCCGACGCGGTCGAAGCCGCCAGCGCGGCGCTGAGCGGCGAAGCGCCATTCTATGGCCTTCAGGCTGTCGATAACGATCTGCAGGCCTTCCCGGCCCATCAGTCGCTGTTAAAGGCTTATGAAAAACTGCAGCGGGCTAAAGCGGCTTTCTGGGCAAAATAAGTCCACACAACATCATTGTTGTGGCCAAAAACGGAGCCCTTCGCGGCTCCGTTATTTTTTCCAGGCAAAGCAGCCCCGAAATTTTGTAGTTGCAAAGTTAATTAATGGTAAATATTGACTTTCTTTTATTTACCATTTGTTAATTTTAATTAAAATACTCCATTTTAATTAACTCAGAAATCCGGGCGAAAATGAAAATATTCAACATAACTTATAAATTTTAAAATTTATTTTTCCCTTTTAATTCATATCGTTAGTTCATATAAAAGCAAAAACCACACACTAAAAAGGCATATAGTTCCGGTGTGATATGATCTATATCAATTTCCCTTCTATAATGCTTTGTTAGTATCTCACCGCCAACTTATATAAAGAGAGAGTTAGTGTGAAAGCTGACAACCCTTTTGATCTTTTGCTCCCTGCCGCGATGGCGAAAGTCGCCGAAGAAGCAGGTGTCTATAAAGCAACGAAGCATCCGATGAAAACCTTTTATCTGGCGATCACCGCTGGCGTTTTCATCTCCATCGCTTTCGTATTCTATATCACCGCGACCACCGGCACTGCCGCGATGCCTTATGGGATTGCCAAGCTTATTGGTGGGGTCTGTTTTTCCCTGGGTCTGATTCTGTGTGTTATCTGCGGCGCTGACCTCTTTACCTCTACAGTGTTGATCGTGGTAGCGAAAGCCAGCGGTCGAATTACCTGGGGGCAACTGGCAAAAAACTGGCTCAACGTCTATTTTGGTAACCTGGTAGGCGCGCTGCTGTTTGTGCTGCTGATGTGGTTATCCGGCGAATATATGACCGCCAACGGCGGTTGGGGTCTAAACGTCCTGCAAACCGCTGACCACAAAATGCACCATACTTTTGTGGAAGCTGTGTGCCTCGGTATCCTCGCTAACCTGATGGTTTGTCTCGCCGTATGGATGAGCTATTCCGGTCGTAGTCTGATGGATAAAGCGATGATCATGGTCCTGCCGGTAGCAATGTTCGTTGCCAGCGGCTTTGAGCACAGCATCGCCAACATGTTTATGATCCCGATGGGTATCGTAATCCGCAATTTTGCGAGCCCGGAATTCTGGACCGCGGTCGGTTCAACTCCGGAAAGTTTCTCTCACCTGACCGTCATGAACTTCATCACTGATAACCTGATTCCGGTAACCATCGGGAACATTATCGGCGGGGGTCTGCTGGTCGGGTTGACATACTGGGTCATTTACCTGCGTGGCAACGACCATCACTAAGGGTTGTTTCAGGCAGTAAATAAAAAATCCACTTAAGAAGGTAGGTGTTACATGTCCGAGCTTAATGAAAAGTTAGCCACAGCCTGGGAAGGTTTTGCGAAAGGTGACTGGCAGAATGAAGTCAACGTCCGTGACTTTATTCAGAAAAACTACACCCCATACGAAGGTGACGAATCCTTCCTG is a genomic window containing:
- the focA gene encoding formate transporter FocA, with amino-acid sequence MKADNPFDLLLPAAMAKVAEEAGVYKATKHPMKTFYLAITAGVFISIAFVFYITATTGTAAMPYGIAKLIGGVCFSLGLILCVICGADLFTSTVLIVVAKASGRITWGQLAKNWLNVYFGNLVGALLFVLLMWLSGEYMTANGGWGLNVLQTADHKMHHTFVEAVCLGILANLMVCLAVWMSYSGRSLMDKAMIMVLPVAMFVASGFEHSIANMFMIPMGIVIRNFASPEFWTAVGSTPESFSHLTVMNFITDNLIPVTIGNIIGGGLLVGLTYWVIYLRGNDHH